From the Paenibacillus sp. MMS20-IR301 genome, the window TCACTTCATAATCTACCAGCGGCGTCAGCTGCTCCCCTTCCGCAGTGGAAGAGAGATAGAAATGCCCGCTCTTGATCTCGCTGACCTCTGCATCATCGTTCGTGCTCGAGCGCAGCTTGTAGAACGGAATTCCGTTCTCCATATTGTACACATCCATCCAGCTGCGCAGGAGATTGCCGATTTCCTTGTATCCTCCGTTCGCAACACCGAACGGCAGGATCTCCGGCAGACCGTCCAGCAGCTCAAGCGTAAGCTCCGCGTCCCCGGTATTGGTAATTTCCACACGCCGGATCAGCGCGGCATAATCATCACCGGGCAGATTGAAGTATTGGACAGTCGTCTTAAGTCCATGTACGGTATGAAGCTCTTCAATGTTCAGGCCGTTCGGCAGAATCGTCATAGTCCGCTTGGCTGCAGGATCAGGCCGTGCCGACTGGAACGGCTCATAGATCTCTGCTGTCCCTTTTAGCTTAATGAAAGTACGGAAGCCGGAGGAGGATACATTCTTGTAGGAAATATTGGCCGGGGAGAACTCCATAATGGGCGAGTTCTTGTCACGCACACCGAAGCTGCTGATCCCCTGGCCGCGGTTCACGTAGAAGGTCCACATCGGGATACCCTTCAGCCCGGCAAGTCCGGGCAGGAAGCTGGCGAACGGTTTGCCCTCATGGAACTGCTCAATCACAAATTTACCTGAATCGAAATAATAATGGCTCATGCTTGAATCCTCCTAAAAAAATTATAGATGCTAAACTCCATGGTCTGCAGGCGACCCGGGAAGTACAGTGTATGTCCGCCGGAGCACTTACCCCTGCGTAATCAGATGTGTAACGATAGAATGCGCCGGCAGCGTGCACTCAGCGGTTTCACCGCCTAGTTCCAGCGTAAGGGAACGTTCTTCATCGCCCTCATTCATCAGTATCACTGCGATGCTGCCATCCGGATTACGGAATGCCGCCGACAGTACACCCTCAGCCACCGACTCCCGCCCGATCCGCACCGCACCCGGAATAACGAATTTGCTGAAATGCCCGATGTAATAATACGAGCTGTTGTAATGCACCTCATCCGACGTGGTGTCGGCAATGACCGGCGCATCGCAGAAATTACCGACATGGTTCGGACCGCCCGTCTCATCCAGCACGAGATTCCAGTCCAGATAGCCTTCGGTCCAGGCATTCAGGTCGCCAATCATATTCCGCCCATAGCGTTCACCTGTGAACCACTCACCCAGACGCACGCCGCCCTCCTGGCAGCCTTCGGTGAAGAGCACATGCTTATCCGGGAAAAGCTCATGCACCTGCTCCACCTTGCTGAACTCCTCGCCGCCGTACCAGTGGATACCGGTTCCCCAGACATACCGGGCAGCCTCAGGATCAGAGAGAATCGGCGTTACACGCTCGATCATAATGTCGCGGTTGTGATCCCAGATTACGATGTTCACATCGTCCATTCCTGCATCATGCATAACCGGACCCAGATGATTTTTGACAAAATCACGCTCTTCCTCGGCACTGTATACACAGGAGTCCCAGGTCTGGACAGCGGCCGGCTCATTCTGCACAGAAACCGCCCATACAGGAACACCTTCCTTGCGGTAAGCCTCAATGAACTTGGTATAATACTTTGCCCATACTGCGGCGTACTCCGGCTTCAGCGAACCGCCGTTATTCATCTCCCCGTTCGTCTTCATCCAGGCCGGCGGGCTCCACGGGGAAGCCAGCATCGTGAACGGGCCGCCTTTTACCGCCATCGCATCCTTAATCAGCGGCAGCACCCACTGATGGTCATGGGAAATATCAAAGGTAGCCAGCTCTGTATCGTGATCCTCCACATAGGTATAATTGCCGAGTGCGAAATCGCAGCTGTGTATATGCACACGGCCCATACTGTAACCCAGTCCGTCTACCGGGTGGAAATACCGCCGGATGACCTCTGCCCGCTTCTCCGGGCTCATCCGGGACAGCGTATACGCAGCCGCCTCCGTGAAAGCGCCGCCAAAACCTAGAATAGTCTGAAATGTCTGCTCCGGCTGCAGCCGGATATCGAATCTCCCTCCGTCAGCCGCCGCTGTGAATTTAATTCCCTCTTTGACGCTTAGCCGGTCCCCGGTATCCTTGGCGGTAACTACGGTTTGAACAATTGTCATGATTCTCACTCCTTGATTAATTTGTAAACGAAAGAAATCGAAACCGGTTTCGAATCTGCTGAAAAAAAAGGCATCCGCAGTCGAACGCACTTTTCATTCTTAATACGGCGGAGTGCATGAGGCTCTCTCAACGATCTCTACAGGGAGAACCAGCGCCTGCTTGTTACCCGCAGGACCGTTCATGGAGGCCAGCAGCAGCTCAGCTGCCCGGGTGCCCAGCATCTCCGTGTTCTGGCGGACCGTTGTCAGTGCAGGTGTAACATATCCTGCAAGCTCAATATCATCATAGCCCATGACTGAGATATCTCCCGGAACCGCAAGTCCCAGCTCCTTCGCAGCCATCACCGCACCCAGCGCCAGCAGGTCGCCCGAAGCAAACACGGCTGTCGGCCGCTGCGGCAGCGCAAGCAATTCCTTCATCGCCCGTTGCCCGTTCTCCAGAGAGAAGAATGCCCCTACGGCAATATAACCGTCCGGCACCTCAAGTCCCTGCTGCTGCATTGCCGCCCTGTATCCCAGCTCCCGCTGCTTGCCCGGATATGTGTTCTCCCCGCCGGAGATATGGGCAATTCTGCGGTGTCCAAGCGAAGCCAGATATTCCACAGCCTGCATTGCACCAGCCATATTGTCCGAACAGACCGTATGCGACAAAGCTGTGTCGAAATCGAGAATCACTGTGGGAATATCACTCTCCAGCAGCTCCTTGAAATACGGGTCTTCATAATCCGAGAGGAATACGACAACTCCATCCACGCCGCGAATCCGGCAATTCTCCAGATATCCGCTGCGCTTGCCGCCGACATCCTTCGAGATAAACATAAGAGCGTAACCCTTGGCCACAGCAACCTGCTTGAAGCTCTCAATAACTGCACTGAAAAAGGGATGGCGGATCCCCGCCCCTGTGTTCTCCACAAACAGCACACCAATCGTCCATGATTTCTTGGTGGTCAGCGTGCGGGCATGCGCATTGGGCAGATACCCCATCTCCTGCGCGGTCCGCAGAATCTCCTGGCGCGTCTTCTCCCGCACATCAGAATAGTTATTGAATGCCTTGGATACCGTGGTTGGCGAGTAGCCGGTTCTCTTGGCAATATCGTAAATTGTGGTCATTTCCGGTTCACTCCCGCGGCCTAAATGAAAGCCCTTTTATGCTCACTGCCATTCTAACTTCTTTCCGCACGGCCGTCCAGCACAAAATATCGCTGTACCGAAGGCAGCAGGGTAACAATCTGAATCAGCATTCCGAGTGACATATAGAATACATGAACAACACTGACCGCATTCATCATGTATGTCTGCACCATAATCCAGATAATCTGTCCGAAGCCGATATACATAGAGAAGGACCAGGCGGCATGCAAATTAGTGAATGGAGTCAGCACATTACCCCTGGACCAGTCAGGCTGTTTAAGCAGTCCGTAGAACACAATCAGCGGCAGCACTCCAAAGATGAGCAGCAGTAAAATTCCCGGGATTACGAAATCAGTAAACGGCGATCTTTCCAGCACGGAGGCCGGCATGCCCATCATCTCACCGCTCGGGTCGACTAGCAGCGCCAGCCCGCCTCCAATTGCCCCCAGCCCCAAAAAGGCCTGCAGCACCAGCAGCACAACGACGGATCCGGGTCTTTTTTTGCCAGAGTTCATTTCATTCCCTCACTTCCGGTTCATAGTATATAATGCAGGCCGATCCGCGGAGACAGCATCCTGCCTAATTGCGATTTTACAGGTTTTCCCTCCCGGCCGCCGAGAGAGATGTCACATAATAGGGCAAATTGTCCGCTTTTCCTCCCGGTTATGTGAATGCCTCTGCAATACGCTATACTATTATCAAATCACTGCACAGAAATGGATGGCAGTCTGCATATACGCTGATTTATCAAAATAAAGAAGGGATTGGCAGCGGCGGCCAAAGACCGGCCTGCCAAGTACACTTATGACTGAAACTATTTCTCCGTTATCCAAACAATGTGCATACTGCCATCAGACTAAGCCGGTCTCCGAATTCCGCAGGCGTACCGGCAGGCGCTCCAAGGGAATGTCGCGGCGCGGAGCCTGCCGGGAATGCCGCAAGCTCCGCGGGTCAGAAGCTGCCGGGAATACCCGGCAGCCGGACCGGGAAGACATTCAGCTGCCGGGGCGCCCGCAGAATGCCGGGTTACCTGCGCGGGAACAGAGCGCCCCCCCTCTCTCTGCGCCGGCAGCAGAGGCCGGGGCAGGCACGCCGCGGGCTGCCCGGGTCCGCCAGCCGAAGCAGGCCAAGGAAGCCGGAGCTGCGGCTCCCGGTCTTAAGGGCAAAGCCCGTGCCCGCGCCGCCGAGCCGGCCCGCCGGGCGGCGCAGCAGCGCGGACCGAAGCCGGATCCGCAGGATGCCTCTGCGCTGATTCCGTCCGCCGGCGGCATGATCTTGATGCGCGGGCACAGCGACAAAGGGCGGCGCTGGCATCAGGAGATTGACCATGAGCTTGCGGTAACGCTCGTCCGGGAGCATGCTGCCGTTGTCGTGAACCGGCGTACGATCCGCCGGCTCTACAGCAACAAGGATTTCCGGACCTACATTCTGACCCGGGATAACTATACCTGCTGCTTCTGCGGCCTGTATGGCGATACCATCGACCATCTGCTGCCCCGCGCCAAAGGCGGGCATACAACACCTGACAACTGTGTCTGTGCCTGCAACCTGTGCAATCAGACCAAAGCCGACCAGTATGTTGCGGAATTTATGGGCCGCTAGCGGGCCAGCCTGTATTGGGATGCCTCAAAGTGCTGTCTCTGCAGCAGTATAGCAAAAAAACGCCACTGTCCGGCAGCTGTGTGATAACAGCTGCTCCGGCCTGCGGCGCTTCTTGAGGCTCATTATTATTTCCGAGCTTATGCGTGCTTGATTACCCTGTAATGTTCTTGACCCGCCCTACCTGGCCGTCCGTCAGACGCACCTTGATTCCATGCGGATGGCGGGGCGAATTCGTGAGAATGTCTTTTACCGTACCCTGTGTAAGCTTGCCGGTGGCCTGATCCTGCTTCAGCACAATTTCAACCTGGAGTCCGGGACGGATATCTGCTCTAACCTGTCCGTTCACTTGATCCCCCCTTTCTGCAATCATGTTCTGTTTCATGAATTCAATATGAGTAAATAAGGATGATGACAGCTATGGCCTTTGGCATAACAAGAGCGGAGCTGGCCCGCTGGAAGCAGGCGGTTGCCGCAGGAGAGATTGCTTTCCTCACCCACTACTGGACCGATAAAAGGTTCCCTGATATCACCACAGTAACCAAGGTCGGCTGCAGCGATCTGCCCCGCCTCAGAGAATGGTGTGCAGACAATGGCCTGCCGCCGCAATATATTCATAACCGCGACCCGTTCCCCCACTTCGATCTGCTCGGCCCGAAGCAGGCGGATATTCTCCGGAAGGAAGGACTATGGGAGCAGCTGGAACGGTTCCGTATGCTCTGAATCAGGCACTGCCGTTTATTTCTTGTTCCGCAGATCCTTCATAATCTGCCGCCCGGT encodes:
- a CDS encoding LacI family DNA-binding transcriptional regulator, whose amino-acid sequence is MTTIYDIAKRTGYSPTTVSKAFNNYSDVREKTRQEILRTAQEMGYLPNAHARTLTTKKSWTIGVLFVENTGAGIRHPFFSAVIESFKQVAVAKGYALMFISKDVGGKRSGYLENCRIRGVDGVVVFLSDYEDPYFKELLESDIPTVILDFDTALSHTVCSDNMAGAMQAVEYLASLGHRRIAHISGGENTYPGKQRELGYRAAMQQQGLEVPDGYIAVGAFFSLENGQRAMKELLALPQRPTAVFASGDLLALGAVMAAKELGLAVPGDISVMGYDDIELAGYVTPALTTVRQNTEMLGTRAAELLLASMNGPAGNKQALVLPVEIVERASCTPPY
- a CDS encoding YwbE family protein, with the translated sequence MNGQVRADIRPGLQVEIVLKQDQATGKLTQGTVKDILTNSPRHPHGIKVRLTDGQVGRVKNITG
- a CDS encoding HNH endonuclease, producing MTETISPLSKQCAYCHQTKPVSEFRRRTGRRSKGMSRRGACRECRKLRGSEAAGNTRQPDREDIQLPGRPQNAGLPAREQSAPPLSAPAAEAGAGTPRAARVRQPKQAKEAGAAAPGLKGKARARAAEPARRAAQQRGPKPDPQDASALIPSAGGMILMRGHSDKGRRWHQEIDHELAVTLVREHAAVVVNRRTIRRLYSNKDFRTYILTRDNYTCCFCGLYGDTIDHLLPRAKGGHTTPDNCVCACNLCNQTKADQYVAEFMGR
- a CDS encoding glycoside hydrolase family 30 protein, translated to MTIVQTVVTAKDTGDRLSVKEGIKFTAAADGGRFDIRLQPEQTFQTILGFGGAFTEAAAYTLSRMSPEKRAEVIRRYFHPVDGLGYSMGRVHIHSCDFALGNYTYVEDHDTELATFDISHDHQWVLPLIKDAMAVKGGPFTMLASPWSPPAWMKTNGEMNNGGSLKPEYAAVWAKYYTKFIEAYRKEGVPVWAVSVQNEPAAVQTWDSCVYSAEEERDFVKNHLGPVMHDAGMDDVNIVIWDHNRDIMIERVTPILSDPEAARYVWGTGIHWYGGEEFSKVEQVHELFPDKHVLFTEGCQEGGVRLGEWFTGERYGRNMIGDLNAWTEGYLDWNLVLDETGGPNHVGNFCDAPVIADTTSDEVHYNSSYYYIGHFSKFVIPGAVRIGRESVAEGVLSAAFRNPDGSIAVILMNEGDEERSLTLELGGETAECTLPAHSIVTHLITQG